The genomic stretch CTCTCTCACCGACACCCCTACTCACCACGTCCAGTCTTGTTCGCGTCTGGGTGGGACTAACATGGCCGCAACTAGAGGGGTAGTGCTTATGGTGGAGGGGGAGTCGAGGAACGCGATGCGGAGGAGAGAGGTATGGAGAAGATGGCTGTAAAGGGGAAGAGCGGGAAGGAAGAGTGGGTTGGGAAAAGTGAAGGCGATGTATCAAGAAGGGACTATGGTTTGGAAGGTGGTTGGGTCCAGCAGAGACATTTTTTATGCAGAGAAATTTCCCAGACTTTAATCAGGCAATCTTTGGGAGAATCTGGGTCCGTTCGCGAGAGCGAGAGAGAGAAGGCGGACTTCCTTTTTGCAGTTGGACCAATTTTCACACCAACAGTTGATGAATTGTCATCTAGATGCATTCATCTTCAGCACAAAGATGCACAAAGGAGATTCTTGTTTTTCGTTATGCAGTATCAGATGTGAAAGATTTGACAAGCCATGGTAATTCGTTGCACCTCCAGCTCGATATACACATATTCAACTTAGACCGTCGGACAATTTGAGGAACGCCAGTGCTTTTACTCACATTTTTCAGCTATGTTTCTTACGCCAGTGATTTTTCATCAATAATTTCAATGGCATGCTCAATCCTTATTTTTTCTTAGTTAAATGCGTTCTTTGGGTACTAATACGCACAAAAAATGGTTTTGAGTGTTAATTAACAAATTGTATTATTTGACCTTTttaatttctttgtttcttcttctccctGACATACACGGAGCAACATAGGTGCAACAGAGGTGCtgaacttttgtttttcaacttttgtttttcacttATGTGTTTTCCAAGCACATCTTGAAAACCATCCAGCAGGCAGACGCCATTGTAAATTTTTGTGCACTGTATGTGTTTTCTGTTCATGCTTCTGGCTGTGAACCTTTTTGGTTGGAGGAGGAACGGCTTTCAAATCTCCTCTTAAATAGAGGCGAAATTAAGTTTAtttcaagagaaaaaaaaatgaattcggtgaattcggaATCCAccgaattccgaattcaattcggtatcgaattcgaaatcggaattaGTCATTTCGAAATCGAATTCGGTCGGGAAAACTGAAGCCAAAATTTCGAAAATTTCCGATTTCAAACTTCCGAATTACCGCTTTCGATTTCGATGCACACCCCTAGTTGGAACAGGGTACTGTGCTTAAGGCTGCACCTTTGGAGTTTTGGGTGGCATGCCCTCACATGTGTATGCAAATGTTAGATAACTGATATTGGAAAAATAAGCATGTTAATGGCTTATTCAGAATGTGGTTTTAGCATTGCAAGAAGTCCTTAGATTCgcattcttgatttttcttttggtgCAAGCTTGTGAAGATATTGTTTCTGAGTGCCAATTCAGCTTATAAAAGTATGATGTTGTGCTGTTTCTTAATAGCCATCACAGTGTTTTTATAAGTTTTGATGCCATTTTGTAGGACAATAACCATATGTGCTTGCCTCAAAATTTTAGGGGCCATTTGGTAGGGAATCTGCTTAGCTGAAAGTGGATTTTGTTTCCTTACCTAATTCTTAAATTTGTTGTGCGATAGGTACAAATTAAGGTTACTGGCCTATCATGTTTTAAATTTCCCATGCACAGATTAATACGTGTACAGTTGTTGTAATCTTAAGGATTCAATGGTTTTTTATCTCCCGCTTATCCCATATTCAGTTCTTACCTGGAAGAAACAACTAGCAGGATATGTGAGTTACTGtatgtctttttctttcttgaaaatttgatgTGTTGGTGGGGACATAAAGTTATACCTCGATCGTCACCATTTAGCtatttttttcaatcaaaaagtGCAGGAAACCCTGAACTTTGTTACTTCTTCCGTGGCGAAAACCCAGATAACTTGCTTATTTGAAATGGAAAACATGTATAAACTGTATTTAAGCCAACCTCCTGGAGGAAATCTTGAGTAAACTGCCTTAGGAAATCTTGCTATCAACTACTCTGCAATAAGGTATTCTAGGCTAAGCGTGCTCATTGCCTATTTTTTCTCGTTTTCAGGATAGCAACGTAAAATTCCACCATTTAGATCTCATGCAGCTAGTTCCAGTACCAGGAACTGAATTTCCCATGTTGTCCTTGCATGAATCCTCAGCCCTTTCAAGACTTGGGCATTTATGAACACCCGTTCTGATGCTGTTCCCTGAAAGAAGATTACTCTTGTTTAGGTGAGTCATATCAGTTTTTCAAGCGTATGGGTGGATAGTGGGTAGTGACTAAAAGATTTCTTCTAGTGGCCTGAACAAACTTCTTATTAGAGCATTAGTGGTTCTTTTCCTTAAACAAAAAAGCCAGAGAAGAGATAACATcttaaatttcagaaaaattacTTTCTTATTATGAGACCAGGTTGCAATCAGATGAAAGATGACTTTTCAAAGTAAAAATCTTGAAAATTTTCTGCTTATAGAATCCAGTAGTTGTCCTACAAGGATAATGGATAAATGGACGAACTCAGATGTTTTCAAGCTTGAGTTTTCTTATAATAACCATGCATGATGACAGCAAAATACTGTATATGTCGATGATAACAATGATTATGAAAGACTTCTGGGTTCCTGCACTTGATATTGCATCAATGACATTGTATGAAATAAATTTGATGATTATTGTCACCTTTGTTAGGATGCCTCAGTTTCACGCTGGAGGAGCCTTGTTGGTGTTACCTTCTCCTGTCTTCTGAGTTCAAATACTTTTTGCTGAGTTTAACAAggaggaaagaaaataaaaataatcataaattatCATCTTAATGGTCCTTCAGTTAGTGATTAAAGTTTGAGCCTGTAGGATTTGTTAGTTCTTACATGATAAGTAGGGAAAATGTGCAAATTCAGGTGTTCCTAAAATCCAGCTATGGTAATTGGACACGCATAATGCGGCGCTAAGGCTTGATATACACTAATGAAGATGTCAAGCTGCCATGCCATGGGTTACCAGTTGTTGGCTCTTTCTGTATGATGTTGCAAAAGGGTTCTTAAATATAGGTCAAGAATGCTTGATTTTGGTGTTTTAAGTTAAACAACGATCAAAGAGAGAAAACTATTATTAATCTATAATTCCTACTATAGATTTCCATTCATAGGTTTGTTTGATCGGGGATACATTCATTTGAAGGTGAATTTTTCTCGGGGAAAAGCAAAGGGTGGTCTTAGCCCCTATCCTCTACAGATGGAAATTCTTCATTCTCATCGTATTGgactttcaaatttttgatactTTTTATCTTGCGTGAGGAAGTTCCAAGGCAGTTAACTTTTCTACTAGTAATAAACATGTTACCTAAATTTTAAATGCCTCAAGCCATCATGAATGTATCCTATATACCAAGAAGTGTGATTTTAAATTCCAACATGGTAAGGATAAATCTGTCCAACTGTTATCTCTTACCCTTTATTATTACTCTTGAACATTTTCAAAATGTTAGAGAGTGCGAAAGGTAATCAAATATCCATTGCTTGAAACCCTTTTCCATAGATCAAGTAGAGAGTTGGGGTGTTTTGGCTCTCGGTAATCTAATTTAGGTTGGAACGGTAAGTCGTAACAGCCATTATAGCCTTTTGATATCTTGAATGCTATTTTGTCATATGTTTGGAGGGTGAGGAGTAGTGGCTGATATATGAGCCGTGAAGATTTTAGAACATGAGGCCTTCCTGCCCATTCTGTCCATGCCATGTGTACCTTTAATAGGTTCTGAAGTGGTTGGGACATTCTGACTTCATGTTTCCCTAAAGATAGATGTGTTGATCTTTCTGGTATTTTGTCTTTGTTTGCAGCCATAGATGTGGCTTGGATGGAAGTTTCTTGTGTCAAAAATAATCTGATGATCTATTTTCCTTAGTTACAGTATCTTGGCTTCCAATGCCTCGTTAGATTGTAAAATGAATTAGGCTAACAGATCATCAGATTGCCCAAAATTCAGAAGTCCTCTGCCTCTATGCCAATTATAGAATATATTCTCATAATCACAAAGATGTGCCCGAAAGACTAAGCGCAACTTGACTGGCTGATCTTATCCCTGTCTGGTCAGCTAAAATGAATCATGATCGTCTTCTCACCTTATGGTTTAGATTCTTTATGGACATATCAGATGTTGTctcatttaaatttctgtcgaTATATGTCTTTCCACTGTACTGCTCCTTTATTGTGGGTTTAAGTCCATTAAGTCCACTGTCGATATATGACTTTCATTGACGGTAGTTAGCTTTGCATTGTCCCTGCTTTTTAACAATGCATTGACTGTTTTACTTTGGGAACAGGATCTCTATAAGAACATCTTACGTGGTCAAGGCAATCCTCTTATATCTGGGCCATCTGCTAATTTCATTGCTGGATCTGCAGCTGGTTGTACGACCTTGGTCATCATCTATCCACTTGATATTGCACATACACGCCTTGCTGCTGATCTTGGAAGGACAGGTACCCGTCAATTCAGGGGAGTTAGCCACTTCCTCAGTACCATTTATGAAAAAGATGGAATAAAAGGAATTTACCGGGGGCTTCCAGCCTCTCTGCAGGGGATGATTGTGCACCGGGGCCTTTACTTTGGTGGTTTTGACACGATGAAAGAGATTATGTCAGAAGAAACTAAACCAGATGTGGCCCTTTGGAAGCGTTGGATAGCAGCTCAAGCAGTTACAACATCTGCTGGGTTGATATCTTATCCATTGGACACTGTTCGGAGGCGGATGATGATGCAATCTGGCTTGGAGCAGCCAATGTACAGAAGTACATTGGATTGCTGGAGAAAGATTTACAGGACAGAAGGGTTCTCATCATTTTATCGTGGAGCCCTTTCAAATATTTTCAGAAGCACTGGTGCCGCTGCTGTTTTAGTTTTGTACGATGAAATTAAGAAGCTCATGGATTGGACTGGCTTATAGCAGCACAAAATTTTTGTATTCCTCTTTGTTCATCTCAAGAGTAGGTTTTAGACTAGAGTGCAGGAGTGATACTGCCCAGCACAGAGAAAGCAGAAACTGAACATTGAATGCAGTCGATACTTGAGCTATCTTGAGGACCTAATCAGATTGATGTCGAGTTCAAATTTGATTTCTTCATCTCATAGTAAATAAAGAGCCGAGTTTTTTGGTAATTCCTTGACATCTTTGCTCtctctttttggtttttttttcccgTTCAGAAAACATTGCCAAGGCTTCATACCGCTATGGCAACTTAATAGTTGTTGCCTGTATACCAATTCGACCTTTTCATTTGCTCTAGTTTTGTCCCCAAGATACACCTCCCCGTTTCACCATTGTAAGATTTAGAATCTCTTCTTGACCAAAAGTTTGTACGTTTATCACTTGTTACAAAAGCCCACTTCACAGTTAAAACTGGAGCA from Coffea eugenioides isolate CCC68of chromosome 8, Ceug_1.0, whole genome shotgun sequence encodes the following:
- the LOC113780936 gene encoding probable ADP,ATP carrier protein At5g56450, whose translation is MMVEDGGGEAEEKSGSGSGVRFSSKAKALGLRESGQSNWLTNFHRDLLAGAVMGGVVHTIIAPIERAKLLLQTQESNIAILSGPHRRFKGMFDCIARTIREEGILSLWRGNGSSVLRYYPSVALNFSLKDLYKNILRGQGNPLISGPSANFIAGSAAGCTTLVIIYPLDIAHTRLAADLGRTGTRQFRGVSHFLSTIYEKDGIKGIYRGLPASLQGMIVHRGLYFGGFDTMKEIMSEETKPDVALWKRWIAAQAVTTSAGLISYPLDTVRRRMMMQSGLEQPMYRSTLDCWRKIYRTEGFSSFYRGALSNIFRSTGAAAVLVLYDEIKKLMDWTGL